In Anaerobacillus isosaccharinicus, one genomic interval encodes:
- the purD gene encoding phosphoribosylamine--glycine ligase, with protein sequence MKVLVIGSGGREHAIAWKCAQSKKVEQVFVAPGNDGMVDVAKLVPISEGDNAELILFAKQEKIDLTIVGPEVPLLNGLVNDFQNNGLLVFGPRKEAALIEGSKSFAKEIMKKYQIPTGFFETFTTFEEAKAYVQEKGAPIVIKADGLAAGKGVVVAMTEEEAIAALDQMLQKGAFGDAGKKVVIEEYLAGEELSLMAFVNDEVVVPMVGAQDHKRVFDGDEGPNTGGMGAYSPVPQFSQRDVEEAVEKVLVPMAKAMKQEGRTFTGILYAGLMMTATGAKVIEFNARFGDPETQVVLPRLENDLVDVLLELLKGENVELTWSSNAVVGVVLASKGYPGSYEKGKKFSGLEDVTDRTLIFHAGSKKENGDFVTNGGRVLLLAHEAKSLLEAQKAVYSEIVKIKSEALFYRTDIGSKAILQMQKN encoded by the coding sequence TTGAAGGTTTTAGTTATCGGTAGTGGTGGACGTGAGCATGCAATTGCATGGAAATGTGCTCAAAGTAAAAAGGTTGAACAAGTTTTTGTTGCTCCTGGAAATGATGGAATGGTTGATGTTGCAAAACTCGTTCCTATTTCTGAAGGTGACAATGCTGAACTTATTCTATTTGCAAAACAAGAAAAAATTGATTTAACTATCGTAGGCCCTGAAGTACCATTACTTAATGGGCTAGTTAATGATTTCCAAAATAATGGCTTACTTGTATTCGGTCCAAGGAAAGAAGCTGCTCTTATTGAAGGAAGTAAATCTTTTGCCAAAGAAATAATGAAAAAATACCAAATCCCGACTGGTTTTTTTGAAACATTTACGACATTTGAAGAGGCAAAAGCTTATGTACAAGAAAAAGGAGCTCCAATTGTCATCAAAGCCGATGGACTTGCGGCCGGTAAGGGTGTAGTTGTTGCTATGACAGAGGAAGAAGCGATTGCCGCCCTTGATCAAATGCTTCAAAAAGGTGCTTTTGGTGACGCTGGCAAGAAAGTTGTCATTGAAGAATATTTAGCTGGGGAAGAGCTATCTTTAATGGCGTTTGTTAATGATGAAGTCGTTGTCCCGATGGTAGGTGCTCAAGATCATAAGCGTGTTTTCGATGGAGATGAAGGCCCAAATACAGGTGGAATGGGTGCTTACTCACCAGTTCCCCAGTTTAGCCAACGAGATGTTGAGGAAGCGGTTGAGAAAGTCCTAGTACCGATGGCGAAAGCGATGAAGCAAGAAGGAAGAACATTTACAGGAATTCTTTATGCAGGACTAATGATGACAGCTACTGGTGCAAAGGTCATTGAATTTAATGCTCGTTTTGGTGACCCTGAAACGCAAGTTGTTCTACCTCGCTTAGAAAATGATTTAGTCGATGTTTTGCTAGAGCTTTTAAAAGGGGAAAATGTAGAATTAACATGGTCAAGTAATGCAGTTGTCGGTGTCGTTCTAGCATCTAAAGGTTATCCAGGCAGCTATGAAAAAGGTAAAAAATTCTCTGGTTTAGAGGATGTAACAGATCGCACGTTAATTTTCCATGCAGGCTCAAAAAAAGAAAATGGCGACTTTGTTACTAATGGTGGAAGAGTTTTATTGCTAGCACACGAAGCTAAAAGTTTACTTGAAGCACAAAAAGCTGTTTATAGTGAAATAGTAAAAATTAAGTCAGAAGCACTGTTTTATCGTACTGACATCGGTAGTAAAGCAATTTTGCAAATGCAAAAAAACTAA
- a CDS encoding EYxxD motif small membrane protein codes for MFEFALDSLFVYALLIGCVVAFVYFYTRRKKGKRP; via the coding sequence ATGTTTGAGTTTGCGCTAGATAGTTTGTTTGTTTATGCTTTATTAATTGGCTGTGTTGTAGCCTTTGTCTATTTTTATACAAGAAGAAAAAAAGGAAAAAGACCTTAG
- a CDS encoding YgaP family membrane protein, translating to MKPNIGLINAFIRLTCGFTLLAWGTSKLIKRPYSTTPIVVVMMAAMKVAEGITRFCPLTYLFEERMEVMTNGNDDDDMKQYDELVNPS from the coding sequence ATTAAACCTAATATTGGCTTAATTAACGCATTTATTAGACTGACATGTGGATTTACTTTATTAGCTTGGGGTACCTCTAAGCTTATAAAACGCCCATATAGTACTACACCAATAGTTGTCGTTATGATGGCGGCAATGAAGGTTGCTGAAGGGATAACTCGTTTCTGCCCATTAACATACCTTTTTGAAGAAAGAATGGAAGTTATGACAAACGGAAATGATGATGACGATATGAAGCAATATGATGAGTTGGTAAATCCGAGTTAG
- a CDS encoding adenine deaminase C-terminal domain-containing protein, with protein sequence MAQRFERWTKKKIRLQLQILRGEVAPTICLKNATYLNSVRKKWLQANIWIYEDRIIYVGKEMPLKADTTEIIDCSDQFLVPGYIEHHAHPFQLYNPHTLAEYASVLGTTTLINDNMVWFLNTDKKKALTLIEDLDKLPTSMFWWCRYDAQTELLEEESIFSYSNMKEWLEHPLVVQGGELTAWPKVLNGDDSMLHWMQETKKLSKPIEGHLPGASERTLTQMALLGVSCDHEAMTGEEVLMRLDLGYTTSLRNSSIRPDLSKLFDELLELGLDDFSRLMMTTDGSTPSFYEQGFMEVLISIAIDKGISEVDAYAMATYNVARHYRMDDCIGMIAPGRIAHINILEKKTNPRPISVLAKGMWVKKDGVDCYPAINFPWNDYGIAPLSLDWELTSNDMHFSMPLGVEMVNAVILKPYRISFDVTQDEIAAESDESFFMMIDKNGRWIINTVVKRFAKALSGFACSYSNTGDIIIIGKNKNDMLLAFQELKKQQGGIVLIENGEVIISIKLDLYGLMSTKKMEIIIEEEKQLVNALKKRGYPFEDPIYSLLFFASTHLPYVRVTQRGIFDVKKKTVLFPSIMR encoded by the coding sequence ATGGCACAAAGGTTTGAGCGCTGGACTAAAAAGAAAATTCGTTTGCAGCTTCAAATCCTTCGCGGAGAGGTTGCGCCCACAATATGCTTGAAAAATGCAACCTACTTAAATAGTGTGCGAAAAAAATGGTTACAAGCGAATATTTGGATCTATGAAGATCGAATTATTTATGTTGGTAAAGAAATGCCTTTGAAAGCAGATACAACCGAAATAATTGATTGTTCAGATCAATTTTTAGTACCTGGTTATATAGAGCATCATGCTCACCCGTTTCAGTTATATAATCCCCATACACTTGCTGAATATGCATCAGTTCTGGGGACAACGACACTCATAAATGATAACATGGTCTGGTTTTTAAATACGGATAAAAAGAAAGCGCTTACACTAATTGAAGACCTGGATAAGCTACCTACATCCATGTTTTGGTGGTGCAGATATGATGCACAAACGGAGTTATTAGAGGAAGAAAGTATTTTTTCTTATTCAAATATGAAAGAATGGCTTGAACATCCCCTTGTCGTACAAGGTGGTGAGCTAACAGCATGGCCTAAGGTTTTAAATGGTGATGATAGCATGCTTCACTGGATGCAAGAAACAAAAAAACTTTCCAAACCAATCGAAGGTCATTTACCTGGTGCTTCGGAACGAACTTTAACTCAAATGGCTTTACTAGGTGTTAGTTGTGACCATGAGGCGATGACGGGCGAAGAAGTGCTAATGCGACTAGATTTGGGCTACACAACGTCACTCCGAAATTCTTCCATTCGTCCAGACCTTTCCAAGTTATTTGACGAGTTATTGGAACTTGGTTTAGATGATTTTAGTCGTTTGATGATGACAACGGATGGTTCTACTCCAAGTTTTTATGAACAAGGGTTTATGGAAGTGCTAATATCCATTGCGATTGATAAAGGGATTTCAGAAGTAGATGCTTATGCCATGGCAACTTACAATGTTGCTCGCCATTACCGTATGGATGATTGTATAGGGATGATTGCGCCAGGAAGAATTGCTCACATAAATATTTTAGAGAAAAAAACTAATCCCCGTCCTATTTCTGTCTTGGCCAAAGGTATGTGGGTAAAAAAAGATGGTGTTGACTGTTATCCAGCTATAAACTTTCCCTGGAATGATTATGGTATTGCTCCTTTGAGTTTGGATTGGGAATTAACGAGTAATGATATGCATTTTTCGATGCCTCTTGGTGTGGAAATGGTCAATGCAGTTATTTTGAAACCGTATCGCATCTCATTTGATGTTACTCAAGATGAGATAGCAGCTGAAAGTGACGAAAGCTTCTTCATGATGATTGACAAAAATGGCCGGTGGATTATTAATACGGTTGTTAAAAGATTTGCAAAGGCGTTATCTGGGTTTGCTTGTTCGTATTCCAATACGGGTGACATCATTATTATTGGGAAAAATAAGAATGATATGTTACTAGCTTTTCAGGAACTGAAAAAGCAACAAGGTGGAATCGTCTTAATTGAAAATGGAGAAGTCATTATAAGTATCAAGTTAGATTTATATGGATTAATGTCGACGAAAAAAATGGAGATTATAATAGAAGAGGAAAAGCAGCTAGTCAATGCATTGAAGAAAAGGGGCTACCCTTTTGAAGATCCAATTTATAGTTTATTATTTTTTGCGTCTACACACTTACCATACGTTCGAGTTACTCAAAGAGGGATTTTCGATGTTAAGAAGAAAACTGTACTCTTTCCTTCTATTATGCGTTAA
- a CDS encoding DUF3048 domain-containing protein — MKRLTLGFIFLLLIILVVACTKEEKTVVPEEPAEVEVEVEEPEPEEKKEVFLNTFPLTGMGTNDEVSHRAFGVMIENTRSARPQSGIYQADLVYEVLSEATITRLLAFFHSEKPEIIGPVRSARDYYINLNNGYNGIYVSAGGSPQAFAMFQRGQVDYISGLDYDGRFFYRSKDRRAPHNMYTNYENLIKAAEHAKRSLTVQVPSLPFLDEDTVISGDNALEISINYGSSANNVVYQFDKEQKKYSRIVGGEQSLDLETKTPVLIDNIFVVEMSHRVIDDVGRRAIDITSGGEGLLIQNGVYQTVQWQNVDGQILPVKNGEALGFLRGKTWINVVPNLDANVGIN; from the coding sequence ATGAAAAGGCTTACTTTAGGATTTATTTTTTTACTATTGATCATTTTAGTAGTGGCTTGTACCAAGGAAGAAAAGACCGTAGTGCCAGAGGAACCTGCTGAGGTTGAAGTAGAGGTAGAGGAACCAGAGCCAGAAGAGAAAAAAGAAGTGTTTCTTAACACTTTCCCGCTAACTGGCATGGGTACAAATGATGAAGTTTCTCATCGTGCTTTTGGGGTCATGATTGAAAATACACGATCTGCAAGACCACAATCAGGTATATACCAAGCGGATTTGGTGTATGAAGTTCTGTCGGAGGCTACAATTACTCGTTTACTCGCGTTTTTCCATAGTGAAAAACCGGAAATCATTGGGCCAGTTCGAAGTGCTCGTGATTATTATATTAATTTAAATAACGGCTATAATGGAATATATGTATCTGCTGGCGGAAGTCCACAAGCTTTTGCTATGTTTCAAAGAGGACAAGTTGATTATATTAGTGGCTTAGATTACGATGGTCGGTTTTTTTACCGCTCAAAAGATAGAAGAGCCCCTCATAATATGTATACAAACTATGAGAACTTAATAAAAGCTGCAGAACATGCAAAACGATCATTAACCGTACAGGTACCTTCACTTCCGTTTTTAGATGAAGACACTGTGATTAGTGGTGATAATGCTCTAGAAATAAGCATTAATTATGGCAGCAGTGCCAATAATGTTGTCTATCAGTTTGACAAAGAACAAAAAAAATATAGTCGTATTGTTGGCGGAGAACAGAGCTTAGATCTCGAAACAAAAACACCAGTGTTAATTGACAATATTTTTGTTGTTGAAATGAGTCATCGTGTCATTGATGATGTTGGAAGAAGAGCGATAGATATTACTTCTGGTGGAGAGGGTTTACTTATCCAAAATGGCGTCTATCAAACTGTTCAATGGCAAAATGTAGATGGTCAAATCCTGCCAGTAAAAAATGGGGAAGCGCTTGGTTTCCTTAGAGGTAAAACTTGGATTAATGTTGTTCCTAATCTAGATGCAAATGTAGGAATCAATTAA
- a CDS encoding YerC/YecD family TrpR-related protein yields MQIDKLRGKELDQLFLSILSLNNLEECYQFFDDLCTINEIQSLAQRLEVARMLREGFTYQKIEAETGASTATISRVKRCLNYGNDGYEMTLERVKEGKLAKDSVTDK; encoded by the coding sequence GTGCAAATTGATAAATTAAGAGGTAAAGAACTAGATCAATTATTTTTATCTATTTTAAGTTTGAATAATTTAGAAGAGTGCTATCAATTTTTCGATGACCTTTGTACAATTAATGAAATTCAATCATTAGCACAACGTCTAGAAGTTGCGCGCATGCTTCGCGAAGGTTTTACATACCAAAAAATCGAAGCTGAAACTGGTGCAAGTACAGCAACGATTTCTCGAGTTAAGCGTTGTTTAAACTATGGAAATGATGGCTATGAAATGACCCTAGAACGCGTAAAAGAAGGAAAATTAGCGAAAGACAGTGTAACTGATAAGTAA